In Nocardioides sp., the following proteins share a genomic window:
- a CDS encoding ABC transporter ATP-binding protein — MGVEIKIDGLTKSFGSQLIWRDVTLDIPAGEICVMLGPSGTGKSVLLKTLIGLIKPDSGSVVIEGVDIASCPERELYEIRKLFGVLFQDGAMFGSMNLYDNVAFPLREHTKKSESEIRNVVMEKMDLVGLLGAEDKLPGEISGGMRKRAGLARALVLDPEIVLFDEPDSGLDPVRTAFLNQLIVDLNAQIDATFLIVTHDINTARTVPDNIGLLYHKHLAMFGPREALLSSEEPVVRQFLNAQKVGPIGMSEEKDADELEAEKDQELPPLPPIPHQLEPSNGIARRSQRPPGEWCRQNGVTPPPGSFGSANAGLAPGA, encoded by the coding sequence ATGGGTGTCGAGATCAAGATCGACGGGCTGACCAAGTCGTTCGGCAGCCAACTGATCTGGCGTGACGTCACGCTGGATATCCCCGCAGGCGAGATCTGCGTGATGCTCGGGCCGTCCGGCACCGGCAAGTCGGTGCTGTTGAAGACCCTGATCGGGCTGATCAAGCCTGACAGTGGCTCGGTCGTGATCGAGGGCGTCGATATCGCCAGCTGCCCCGAGCGTGAGCTCTATGAGATCCGCAAGCTCTTCGGCGTTCTCTTCCAAGACGGCGCGATGTTCGGCTCGATGAACTTGTACGACAACGTGGCGTTCCCGTTGCGCGAGCACACCAAGAAGTCCGAGTCCGAGATCCGCAACGTCGTGATGGAGAAGATGGATCTCGTCGGGCTGCTCGGTGCCGAGGACAAGCTGCCCGGCGAGATCTCGGGCGGCATGCGCAAACGCGCCGGCCTGGCGCGAGCACTCGTACTCGACCCCGAGATCGTGCTCTTCGACGAGCCCGACTCAGGCCTCGACCCGGTCAGGACGGCCTTCCTCAACCAGTTGATCGTCGACCTCAACGCCCAGATCGACGCGACCTTCCTGATCGTCACCCACGACATCAACACCGCGCGTACGGTGCCCGACAACATCGGACTGCTCTATCACAAGCACCTGGCGATGTTCGGCCCCCGCGAAGCGTTGCTCAGTTCCGAGGAGCCGGTCGTACGCCAGTTCCTCAACGCGCAGAAAGTCGGCCCGATCGGCATGTCCGAGGAGAAGGACGCCGACGAACTCGAGGCGGAGAAGGACCAGGAACTCCCGCCGCTGCCGCCGATCCCGCATCAGCTCGAGCCGTCCAACGGCATCGCGCGCCGCAGCCAGCGACCGCCGGGGGAGTGGTGCCGTCAGAACGGGGTGACCCCGCCTCCGGGCTCCTTCGGGTCCGCGAACGCGGGCCTCGCGCCGGGGGCGTGA
- a CDS encoding ABC transporter permease: MSTVLHKATAPIGAAGNLFAFALDVLRGLFRRPFQLKEFIQQAWFIASVTIIPTALVAIPFGAVIALQVGSLIKQFGAQSFTGSASVLAVIQQAAPIGTALLIAGAGGSAIAADLGARKIREELDAMMVLGIDPIQRLVVPRVLACMLVAVFLNGMVSVVGVAGGYVFNVILQDGTPGAYLASFTALAQLPDLWIGLIKACTFGLIAAIVASYKGMSAGGGPKGVGDAVNESVVITFLLLFVVNFVLSAIYLQVVPPKAG, translated from the coding sequence ATGTCCACGGTCCTGCACAAGGCGACCGCGCCGATCGGCGCGGCAGGCAATCTCTTTGCCTTCGCCCTCGACGTGCTGCGCGGGCTGTTCCGTCGGCCGTTCCAGCTCAAGGAGTTCATCCAACAGGCGTGGTTCATCGCGTCGGTCACGATCATCCCGACCGCGCTGGTGGCGATCCCGTTCGGCGCGGTGATCGCGCTGCAGGTCGGCAGTCTGATCAAGCAGTTCGGGGCCCAGTCGTTCACGGGTTCGGCGAGCGTGCTCGCGGTGATCCAGCAGGCCGCCCCGATCGGCACCGCGCTGCTGATCGCGGGAGCCGGTGGCTCCGCGATCGCCGCCGATCTGGGCGCCCGCAAGATCCGCGAAGAACTCGACGCGATGATGGTGCTGGGAATCGACCCTATCCAAAGACTCGTCGTGCCCCGGGTGCTGGCCTGCATGCTGGTCGCGGTCTTCCTCAACGGCATGGTCAGCGTCGTCGGCGTCGCGGGCGGCTACGTCTTCAACGTGATCCTGCAAGACGGCACGCCTGGTGCCTACCTGGCCAGCTTCACCGCACTCGCCCAGCTTCCCGACCTCTGGATCGGCCTGATCAAGGCCTGCACGTTCGGCTTGATCGCGGCGATCGTGGCGTCGTACAAAGGCATGAGCGCCGGTGGCGGCCCCAAAGGCGTCGGCGACGCGGTCAACGAGTCGGTCGTGATCACCTTCTTGCTGCTGTTCGTCGTCAACTTCGTCCTGAGCGCGATCTATCTCCAGGTCGTCCCCCCGAAGGCCGGTTGA
- a CDS encoding ABC transporter permease: MATSIATSPLKGLDTLGGQLAFYLGVLKAVPRSITRYPREIMRILAEVTLGSGALAVIGGTVGVILGMTFFTGAQVGLSGYAALNQLGTSAFSGFISAYFNTREIAPLVAGIALAATVGCGFTAQLGAMRISEEVDALEVMAIPSMPFLVATRVVGGLIAIVPLYVVGLLSSYFASRLVVTQFYGQSPGTYDHYFHQFLPPGDVLWSFGKVLVFAVVVILIHCYHGFTASGGPAGVGVAVGRAVRTSIVAVNVIDLFLSMAIWGATTTVRLAG, translated from the coding sequence ATGGCCACCAGCATCGCGACCAGCCCGCTGAAAGGGCTCGACACCCTCGGCGGTCAACTCGCCTTCTATCTCGGCGTGCTCAAGGCGGTGCCCCGTTCCATCACCCGCTACCCGCGCGAGATCATGCGGATCCTGGCCGAGGTCACCCTCGGGTCCGGTGCACTGGCCGTCATCGGTGGCACGGTCGGCGTGATCCTCGGCATGACGTTCTTCACCGGCGCCCAGGTCGGCTTGTCGGGGTACGCCGCCCTCAACCAACTCGGCACCTCAGCCTTCTCCGGTTTCATCTCGGCCTACTTCAACACCCGAGAGATCGCGCCCCTGGTCGCGGGCATCGCGCTGGCCGCCACGGTCGGCTGCGGCTTCACGGCCCAACTCGGCGCGATGCGGATCTCCGAGGAGGTCGACGCGCTGGAGGTGATGGCGATCCCCTCGATGCCGTTCCTGGTCGCCACGCGCGTCGTCGGCGGCCTGATCGCGATCGTGCCGCTCTACGTCGTCGGCCTGCTCTCGTCCTACTTCGCCAGCCGCCTGGTCGTCACGCAGTTCTACGGCCAATCCCCGGGGACGTACGACCACTACTTCCACCAGTTCCTGCCTCCCGGCGACGTGCTCTGGTCCTTCGGCAAGGTGCTCGTCTTCGCCGTCGTGGTGATCCTGATCCACTGCTACCACGGCTTCACCGCTTCCGGCGGACCCGCCGGTGTCGGCGTCGCGGTGGGCCGCGCCGTGCGTACGTCCATCGTCGCCGTCAACGTGATCGACCTGTTCCTCTCGATGGCGATCTGGGGTGCCACGACGACGGTGAGGTTGGCGGGATGA